The following coding sequences lie in one Onychomys torridus chromosome X, mOncTor1.1, whole genome shotgun sequence genomic window:
- the LOC118574658 gene encoding claudin-34-like, protein MVRKRASRQLGGFAAAILAWILCSVSVGLPHWRVWCFQEPMDSKPSITLVGMWKTCVQHQESNSTISTVCYPYTYEDTFIPLDIRVAQHLLLVSSFLGMVATVSVFAVLWKLFSGKLPKKATHNPFVFPGLLNIIAGSFIFLSALYNYLSIIRKAGIAFPPYFRTPSFPDTQKVGSALVMATFSSFLFLVGGTISLSFTLSRRSHIHSNI, encoded by the coding sequence ATGGTCAGAAAGCGTGCCAGCCGGCAGCTAGGAGGCTTTGCTGCTGCCATCCTAGCATGGATCCTTTGTAGTGTCTCTGTAGGCCTCCCTCATTGGCGAGTGTGGTGTTTTCAAGAGCCCATGGATTCCAAGCCCAGCATCACTTTAGTGGGGATGTGGAAAACCTGCGTTCAACACCAGGAAAGTAATTCAACCATTTCTACAGTGTGTTACCCATATACCTATGAGGACACCTTCATTCCTTTGGATATTCGAGTTGCTCAACACCTGTTACTTGTCTCCAGCTTTCTCGGCATGGTTGCGACAGTCTCAGTCTTTGCTGTTCTTTGGAAATTGTTCTCAGGGAAACTCCCGAAGAAAGCCACCCACAATCCATTCGTCTTTCCAGGGCTTCTGAACATCATTGCTGGCAGCTTTATCTTCCTTTCTGCATTGTACAACTATTTATCCATCATTCGCAAGGCTGGGATTGCCTTCCCCCCATATTTCCGCACACCGTCCTTCCCAGATACCCAGAAAGTTGGCAGTGCATTGGTAATGGcaactttttcttccttcttatttCTAGTGGGTGGAACAATTTCCCTTTCTTTTACTCTTTCCCGGCGTTCCCATATACATTCtaacatttaa